A single genomic interval of Nocardioides nitrophenolicus harbors:
- a CDS encoding CorA family divalent cation transporter, with protein sequence MPELDWSFGYPFALLLMASTMAGLWIFFKRSGWF encoded by the coding sequence ATGCCCGAGCTGGACTGGTCGTTCGGGTACCCGTTCGCGCTGCTGCTGATGGCCTCGACGATGGCGGGGCTGTGGATCTTCTTCAAGAGGTCGGGGTGGTTCTGA
- a CDS encoding DHA2 family efflux MFS transporter permease subunit, with product MTTVEATETEIPREVWRLAWLIACGAFATGLDTSVVHVALRTIQLEYDVTLAAAQWVSTSYLIALAVSLPVCGWLGDRLGTGRLWLGALAAFTVASGLCAAAPSLELLVAARVLQGLAAGLLVPAGQTILGRAVGPGRLGRVMSRLGMAVALAPALGPVLGGLLLDDLGWRWLFLVNLPIGAVVLLAARRLLPTPPGSAGTPLDGVGLAALSIGLPCTVYGLTALGAGGFHPVPILVIGLAALALYVVRSRFRPEPLLDLGLLRIPAFRAAGATMAVAGVLIFGSTLLYPLYFQLARHEDVLTTGLLTFALGLGTALTLPRAGRLVDRYGGGRVALAGGLLDLAVSIELVSVGVDQPILVIQLLLLLQGAGTALLAVPLTVAAYAAVPPHRLADAAVQVNIVNRIGGALGAAIFVVVIDRDLAAGPAVALRHAFAWQLGAAALSVVGALLLTRVQRAGPPRAG from the coding sequence ATGACCACGGTCGAGGCGACCGAGACGGAGATCCCGCGCGAGGTGTGGCGGCTGGCGTGGCTGATCGCGTGCGGCGCCTTCGCCACCGGGCTCGACACCTCGGTGGTGCACGTCGCGCTGCGCACCATCCAGCTCGAGTACGACGTCACGCTGGCCGCGGCGCAGTGGGTCTCGACCAGCTACCTGATCGCGCTCGCGGTCTCGCTGCCCGTGTGCGGCTGGCTCGGCGACCGGCTCGGCACCGGCCGGCTGTGGCTGGGCGCGCTGGCGGCGTTCACCGTCGCCTCCGGGCTCTGCGCGGCCGCACCCAGCCTGGAGCTGCTGGTCGCCGCCCGCGTCCTCCAGGGACTCGCCGCCGGCCTGCTCGTGCCCGCCGGCCAGACCATCCTCGGCCGCGCGGTCGGACCCGGACGCCTGGGTCGGGTGATGTCCCGCCTCGGCATGGCCGTCGCGCTCGCCCCGGCCCTCGGACCGGTCCTCGGCGGCCTGCTCCTCGACGACCTCGGCTGGCGCTGGCTGTTCCTGGTCAACCTGCCGATCGGAGCAGTGGTCCTGCTGGCGGCGCGGCGACTGCTCCCCACGCCGCCCGGCAGCGCCGGCACGCCGCTCGACGGCGTCGGCCTCGCCGCGCTCAGCATCGGCCTGCCGTGCACCGTGTACGGCCTCACCGCTCTCGGCGCCGGCGGCTTCCACCCCGTGCCGATCCTCGTCATCGGCCTCGCCGCCCTCGCGCTGTACGTCGTACGGAGCCGGTTCCGCCCGGAACCGCTGCTCGACCTCGGCCTGTTGCGGATCCCGGCGTTCCGCGCGGCCGGCGCCACGATGGCGGTGGCCGGGGTGCTGATCTTCGGCTCGACCCTGCTCTACCCGCTCTACTTCCAGCTCGCCCGCCACGAGGACGTGCTGACCACCGGACTCCTGACCTTCGCGCTCGGCCTCGGCACCGCCCTCACCCTGCCGCGGGCCGGCCGCCTCGTCGACCGGTACGGCGGCGGCCGGGTGGCACTCGCCGGCGGCCTGCTCGACCTGGCGGTCTCGATCGAGCTGGTGAGCGTCGGGGTGGACCAGCCGATCCTCGTCATCCAGCTGCTGCTCCTGCTGCAGGGGGCGGGGACCGCGCTGCTCGCCGTACCGCTCACCGTCGCGGCGTACGCGGCCGTGCCCCCGCACCGGCTCGCCGACGCGGCCGTCCAGGTCAACATCGTCAACCGCATCGGCGGAGCGCTCGGCGCGGCGATCTTCGTGGTGGTCATCGACCGCGACCTGGCCGCAGGACCCGCCGTGGCCCTGCGCCACGCCTTCGCCTGGCAGCTCGGCGCGGCCGCCCTGTCGGTGGTCGGGGCGCTCCTGCTGACCCGCGTGCAACGAGCCGGCCCCCCGCGGGCCGGGTGA
- a CDS encoding aminoacyl-tRNA deacylase, which translates to MSEPDPTAPTDQSARAIAAAEALGLEFAVTRHGPVGSLEEAAAARGIEPRQIVKTMVVRVAEGDHRFVLVPGDREISWPLLRALLGVNRISMPSADAAREVTGYVRGTITPLGSLTPLPVIADSRVTGTVSIGGGAYGVALTVDGDALVNALAATVADVTTPGGPPPGSR; encoded by the coding sequence ATGAGCGAGCCCGACCCGACCGCCCCGACCGACCAGTCGGCGCGGGCGATCGCCGCAGCCGAGGCGCTCGGCCTGGAGTTCGCGGTGACCCGGCACGGTCCGGTCGGCTCGCTGGAGGAGGCCGCCGCGGCGCGTGGGATCGAGCCGCGGCAGATCGTGAAGACCATGGTGGTGCGGGTGGCCGAGGGCGACCACCGGTTCGTGCTGGTGCCCGGTGACCGCGAGATCTCCTGGCCGCTGCTGCGCGCGCTGCTCGGCGTCAACCGGATCTCGATGCCGTCGGCCGACGCCGCGCGGGAGGTGACCGGCTACGTCCGTGGCACGATCACGCCGCTCGGCTCGCTCACCCCACTGCCCGTGATCGCGGACAGCCGGGTGACCGGCACAGTGTCGATCGGGGGCGGTGCGTACGGCGTCGCCCTGACCGTCGACGGCGACGCGCTCGTCAATGCGCTGGCCGCCACCGTCGCGGACGTCACGACGCCGGGTGGACCTCCACCTGGGTCCCGTTGA
- a CDS encoding M20/M25/M40 family metallo-hydrolase — MAESTTPTPTSEHDPAAEVVELCRELIRIDTSNYGGGEGPGERKAAEYVAGLLDEVGIAAEVIETKPGRANVVARWGGSGDGSGRGALLLHGHLDVVPAAAEDWQVDPFAGEVQDGYVWGRGAVDMKDFDAMLLSVVRARQRAGRAPEREVVLCFTADEEAGGHDGAQLLVENHAEWFEGCTEAVGEVGGFSTTVRGRRLYLIEAAEKGMAWMRLNARGRAGHGSMLNDDNAVTRLASAVARIGAYDWPVRLTPTMRTLLATVGELAGVEATPENAPTLVEEFGGAARMLGAVLRNSTNPTMLSAGYKVNVIPTDATAHVDGRFLPGYEDEFFATLAELTGEGVDIDFVSRQAPWETPYDGALVDAMTRSLLAEDPEALVAPYLMSGGTDAKHFTKLGMRSFGFAPLRLPEDLDFTALFHGVDERVPVEGLEFGARVMDRFVELV; from the coding sequence ATGGCCGAATCGACGACTCCCACGCCGACGTCCGAGCACGATCCCGCGGCCGAGGTCGTCGAGCTGTGTCGCGAGCTGATCCGGATCGACACCTCCAACTACGGCGGGGGCGAGGGGCCCGGCGAGCGGAAGGCGGCGGAGTACGTCGCGGGGCTGCTCGACGAGGTCGGCATCGCCGCCGAGGTGATCGAGACCAAGCCCGGCCGGGCCAACGTGGTGGCGCGCTGGGGCGGCTCCGGGGATGGGTCGGGGCGGGGTGCGCTGCTGCTGCACGGCCACCTCGACGTCGTACCAGCGGCGGCGGAGGACTGGCAGGTGGACCCGTTCGCGGGGGAGGTGCAGGACGGGTACGTGTGGGGCCGCGGCGCGGTCGACATGAAGGACTTCGACGCGATGCTGCTCTCCGTGGTCCGGGCCCGCCAGCGCGCCGGCCGGGCGCCCGAGCGCGAGGTGGTGCTCTGCTTCACCGCCGACGAGGAGGCCGGCGGCCACGACGGAGCCCAGCTCCTCGTCGAGAACCACGCCGAGTGGTTCGAAGGCTGCACCGAGGCCGTCGGCGAGGTCGGCGGCTTCAGCACGACGGTGCGCGGACGCCGGCTCTACCTGATCGAGGCCGCCGAGAAGGGCATGGCCTGGATGCGGCTCAACGCCCGCGGCCGCGCCGGCCACGGCTCCATGCTCAACGACGACAACGCCGTCACCCGGCTCGCCTCCGCGGTCGCGCGGATCGGCGCCTACGACTGGCCGGTCCGGCTCACCCCGACCATGCGGACCCTGCTCGCCACCGTCGGCGAGCTCGCCGGCGTCGAGGCCACCCCCGAGAACGCGCCCACGCTGGTCGAGGAGTTCGGCGGTGCCGCCCGGATGCTCGGCGCGGTACTGCGCAACTCGACCAACCCGACGATGCTGTCCGCGGGCTACAAGGTGAACGTCATCCCCACCGACGCCACCGCCCACGTCGACGGCCGCTTCCTGCCCGGCTACGAGGACGAGTTCTTCGCCACCCTCGCCGAGCTCACCGGTGAGGGCGTCGACATCGACTTCGTCTCGCGCCAGGCGCCCTGGGAGACGCCGTACGACGGCGCGTTGGTCGACGCGATGACCCGCAGCCTGCTCGCCGAGGACCCCGAGGCGCTGGTCGCGCCGTACCTGATGAGCGGAGGGACCGACGCCAAGCACTTCACCAAGCTCGGGATGCGGTCCTTCGGGTTCGCGCCGCTCCGGCTGCCCGAGGACCTGGACTTCACCGCTCTCTTCCACGGGGTGGACGAGCGGGTGCCGGTGGAGGGATTGGAGTTCGGGGCGAGGGTGATGGATCGGTTCGTCGAACTGGTCTGA
- a CDS encoding NADPH-dependent FMN reductase — protein sequence MTTIGLVLGSTRPGRRGHLIGEWVARRAAARDDGVGYVGLDLLEFGLPVLDEPLPAKWGRYDHEHTRRWSAAVGACDGFVFITPEYNHAEPGGLKNAIDFLFDEWAHKAAGFVTYGIQGGYRAAESLRLVLAELHVATVRQQVAVNLMTDFEIVDPTEPGSYRPAEHHERDLATLLDEVVAWSTALAPLRSAPAVR from the coding sequence ATGACCACCATCGGACTCGTTCTCGGCAGCACCCGGCCCGGCCGCCGCGGCCACCTCATCGGCGAGTGGGTCGCCCGGCGGGCAGCCGCCCGCGACGACGGCGTGGGGTACGTCGGGCTCGACCTCCTGGAGTTCGGCCTCCCCGTCCTCGACGAGCCGCTCCCGGCGAAGTGGGGGCGCTACGACCACGAGCACACCCGGCGGTGGTCGGCCGCCGTCGGGGCGTGCGACGGCTTCGTCTTCATCACGCCGGAGTACAACCACGCCGAGCCCGGCGGCCTCAAGAATGCGATCGACTTCCTCTTCGACGAGTGGGCGCACAAGGCCGCAGGCTTCGTGACGTACGGCATCCAGGGCGGCTACCGCGCCGCCGAGAGCCTGCGCCTGGTGCTGGCCGAGCTGCACGTCGCGACGGTCCGCCAGCAGGTCGCGGTCAACCTGATGACCGACTTCGAGATCGTCGACCCGACCGAGCCCGGCAGCTACCGGCCCGCCGAGCACCACGAGCGCGACCTGGCCACCCTGCTCGACGAGGTCGTGGCGTGGTCGACCGCGCTCGCGCCGCTGCGCTCCGCGCCGGCTGTGCGATGA
- a CDS encoding GMC oxidoreductase, with protein MTHYDVVVIGSGFGGSVTALRLAEKGYRVGVLEAGRRFADDELPTTSWKVRDYLFHPALGCYGLLRMTLLKDVLVLTGAGVGGGSLVYANTLYEPPRAFFDDPHWSGITDWADELAPYYDQARRMLGVTPYPRRSPSDLVMRAVADDLGVGDSFGPTPVGVLFGERPGERVADPFFGGAGPERTTCTDCGACMTGCRVGAKNTTVKNYLHLAEAAGAVVHPMTTVTDVRPRPGGGYDVATRRTDGKVRRGRRAFTADQVVFAAASLGTQRLLHRLRESGSLPAVSPRLGELTRTNSEAILGVRARGDEVDYSRGVAITSSLHVDDHTHVEPVRYGRGSNLLGLLMATLTDAPADGRSRAVAGLREMWRRRRDLPRLHDPRGWSEQTIVLLVMQSLDNSLTTYLRRRPWGRTLTTRQGTGAANPVWIPQGHEVARSVAEEIDGIPGGTWADLVNVPATGHLIGGCAIGESAATGVVDPYHRLHGYDGLHVIDGSTVAANLGVNPSLTITAMAERAVALWPNQGQPDPRPPRGSAYRRVAPVAPVRPAVPDDAPAAYRVTS; from the coding sequence ATGACCCACTACGACGTCGTGGTGATCGGCTCCGGCTTCGGCGGCAGCGTCACCGCGCTGCGCCTGGCCGAGAAGGGCTATCGCGTCGGCGTGCTCGAGGCCGGCCGGCGCTTCGCCGACGACGAGCTGCCGACGACATCGTGGAAGGTGCGGGACTACCTGTTCCACCCGGCGCTCGGCTGCTACGGCCTGCTCCGGATGACGCTGCTCAAGGACGTGCTGGTGCTCACCGGCGCCGGTGTCGGGGGTGGCTCGCTGGTCTACGCGAACACCCTCTACGAGCCCCCGCGGGCGTTCTTCGACGACCCGCACTGGTCCGGCATCACCGACTGGGCCGACGAGCTGGCGCCGTACTACGACCAGGCGCGGCGGATGCTCGGCGTCACGCCGTACCCGCGCCGCTCGCCGTCCGACCTGGTGATGCGGGCGGTGGCCGACGACCTCGGCGTGGGCGACAGCTTCGGCCCGACGCCGGTCGGGGTGCTCTTCGGCGAGCGGCCGGGCGAGCGGGTGGCCGACCCCTTCTTCGGCGGCGCGGGGCCCGAGCGCACCACCTGCACCGACTGCGGTGCGTGCATGACCGGCTGCCGGGTCGGCGCCAAGAACACGACGGTGAAGAACTACCTCCATCTGGCCGAGGCGGCCGGTGCCGTGGTGCACCCGATGACGACGGTGACCGACGTGCGGCCCCGTCCCGGCGGCGGGTACGACGTCGCGACCCGCCGCACCGACGGCAAGGTGCGCCGGGGGCGCAGGGCGTTCACGGCCGACCAGGTCGTCTTCGCGGCCGCCTCGCTCGGCACCCAGCGGCTGCTCCACCGGCTGCGCGAGAGCGGCAGCCTGCCCGCCGTCTCGCCGCGCCTCGGCGAGCTGACCCGCACCAACTCCGAGGCGATCCTCGGCGTCCGGGCCCGTGGGGACGAGGTCGACTACTCCCGCGGCGTGGCGATCACCTCCTCGCTGCACGTCGACGACCACACCCACGTCGAGCCGGTCCGCTACGGGCGCGGCAGCAACCTGCTCGGCCTGCTCATGGCGACGCTCACCGACGCCCCCGCCGACGGCCGCAGCCGGGCCGTCGCCGGGCTGCGGGAGATGTGGCGCCGGCGCCGCGACCTGCCCCGGTTGCACGACCCGCGAGGCTGGTCGGAGCAGACGATCGTGCTGCTCGTCATGCAGAGCCTCGACAACTCGCTCACCACCTACCTGCGCCGCCGGCCGTGGGGCCGCACCCTCACCACCCGGCAGGGGACCGGCGCCGCGAACCCGGTCTGGATCCCGCAGGGCCACGAGGTCGCCAGGAGCGTGGCCGAGGAGATCGACGGCATCCCCGGCGGCACCTGGGCCGACCTGGTGAACGTCCCCGCCACCGGGCACCTGATCGGCGGCTGCGCGATCGGGGAGTCCGCGGCGACCGGCGTGGTCGACCCGTACCACCGCCTCCACGGGTACGACGGTCTGCACGTCATCGACGGCTCCACCGTCGCCGCGAACCTCGGTGTCAACCCGTCGCTGACCATCACCGCCATGGCCGAGCGGGCGGTGGCGCTGTGGCCCAACCAGGGTCAGCCCGACCCGCGCCCGCCCCGGGGATCGGCGTACCGACGGGTGGCGCCGGTGGCGCCCGTGCGGCCCGCCGTGCCGGACGACGCCCCGGCGGCCTATCGGGTCACGTCCTAG
- a CDS encoding undecaprenyl-diphosphate phosphatase yields MADFLQAVFLGVLQGLTEFLPISSSAHLRIFPELFGWGDPGAAFTAVIQIGTELAVLVYFRKDIWRIARAWVLSLFKPEYRGALDARMGWYIIVGSLPIVILGVLLKDVIERDFRNLWIIGCTLIVLGLVLGLADRVGRNEKAMKQMRLRDAALMGGAQALALVPGVSRSGATLSMGRFLGYEREAATRFAFLLAIPAVVGAGVFELKEIGNVGVAHAGEANYGWAPTAVATVVSFVVGYAAIAWLLKWVTTKSYTPFVVYRVVLGAAVLVFLATGVLTA; encoded by the coding sequence GTGGCGGACTTCCTGCAGGCAGTGTTCCTCGGCGTACTCCAGGGGCTGACCGAGTTCCTCCCGATCTCCAGCAGCGCCCACCTGCGGATCTTCCCCGAGCTCTTCGGCTGGGGCGACCCGGGCGCCGCCTTCACCGCGGTGATCCAGATCGGCACCGAGCTGGCCGTGCTGGTGTACTTCCGCAAGGACATCTGGCGCATTGCCCGAGCGTGGGTGCTCTCGCTGTTCAAGCCGGAGTACCGCGGCGCGCTCGACGCCCGGATGGGCTGGTACATCATCGTCGGCTCGCTGCCGATCGTGATCCTCGGCGTGCTGCTGAAGGACGTCATCGAGCGCGACTTCCGCAATCTGTGGATCATCGGCTGCACCCTGATCGTGCTCGGCCTGGTGCTCGGCCTCGCCGACCGGGTCGGCAGGAACGAGAAGGCGATGAAGCAGATGCGCCTGCGCGACGCCGCGCTGATGGGCGGTGCCCAGGCCCTCGCCCTGGTCCCCGGCGTGTCCCGCTCCGGCGCCACCCTGTCCATGGGCCGCTTCCTCGGCTACGAGCGCGAGGCCGCGACCCGGTTCGCCTTCCTGTTGGCCATCCCGGCCGTCGTCGGCGCCGGGGTGTTCGAGCTGAAGGAGATCGGCAACGTCGGGGTCGCCCACGCCGGCGAGGCCAACTACGGCTGGGCTCCGACGGCGGTGGCCACCGTGGTCTCCTTCGTCGTCGGGTACGCCGCCATCGCCTGGCTGCTGAAGTGGGTCACCACCAAGTCCTACACGCCGTTCGTCGTCTACCGGGTCGTGCTCGGCGCGGCGGTGCTGGTGTTTCTCGCCACCGGCGTGCTGACGGCCTAG
- a CDS encoding flavin-containing monooxygenase encodes MPPSVIVIGAGFGGLAAAHHLRAAGVADVTVLERAADVGGVWRENTYPGAACDVPSVLYSWSFAPKHDWSHRYARQPEILDYIRQHARRSGLADLVRTGAEVTGATWSDADRRWTVRLAGGEELHADVLVSAVGQLSRPSVPALPGLESFAGSAFHTATWDHDVDLTGRRVAVVGTGASAIQVVPAIVDRVAGLTVFQRSAPYVVPKPDGAYSPRQQRRFGRRPRLHRLTREGVFHLTEQLNRTLDSDGRLAGVLHQAWRLHLRRQVRDPELRARLVPDYPLGCKRLLFSNDWYPALSRPHVDVVDERIEAVEAGGIRTADGVLHPADVLVFGTGFAATEFLAPMEIRGRAGRRLADAWQGGARAHLGITVPAFPGLFVLYGPNTNLGGSSIIGMLEAQARYVAEAVTSLGGAGPIEVRADRAAAYDEEMQRRLGESVWSGCASWYRDPSGRITTNWPGTVREYQRRTEHVDPADFRVTEGASR; translated from the coding sequence GTGCCTCCTTCCGTGATCGTCATCGGCGCCGGCTTCGGCGGCCTGGCCGCCGCCCACCACCTCCGGGCGGCCGGCGTCGCCGACGTCACCGTGCTGGAGCGGGCCGCCGACGTCGGCGGGGTGTGGCGCGAGAACACCTATCCGGGCGCGGCGTGCGACGTGCCGTCGGTGCTGTACTCGTGGTCCTTCGCGCCCAAGCACGACTGGTCCCACCGCTACGCCCGCCAGCCCGAGATCCTCGACTACATCCGGCAGCACGCCCGGCGCAGCGGGCTGGCCGACCTGGTGCGCACCGGCGCCGAGGTCACCGGCGCGACCTGGTCCGACGCGGACCGGCGGTGGACGGTGCGGCTCGCCGGCGGGGAGGAGCTGCACGCCGACGTGCTCGTCTCGGCGGTCGGCCAGCTCTCCCGTCCCTCCGTCCCTGCCCTGCCCGGCCTGGAGTCCTTCGCCGGATCCGCCTTCCACACCGCCACCTGGGACCACGACGTCGACCTGACCGGCCGGCGGGTCGCGGTCGTCGGGACCGGCGCGAGCGCGATCCAGGTGGTGCCGGCGATCGTGGACCGGGTCGCCGGGCTCACCGTGTTCCAGCGCTCGGCGCCGTACGTCGTGCCGAAGCCCGACGGCGCCTACTCCCCGCGCCAGCAGCGCCGCTTCGGCCGGCGTCCGCGCCTGCACCGGCTCACCCGGGAGGGCGTCTTCCACCTGACCGAGCAGCTGAACCGGACCCTCGACTCCGACGGCCGGCTGGCCGGCGTCCTGCACCAGGCCTGGCGGCTGCACCTGCGCCGGCAGGTCCGCGATCCCGAGCTCCGGGCCCGGCTGGTGCCGGACTACCCCCTGGGCTGCAAGCGGCTGCTGTTCTCCAACGACTGGTATCCCGCGCTCAGCCGGCCCCACGTCGACGTGGTCGACGAGCGGATCGAGGCGGTCGAGGCCGGCGGGATCCGGACCGCCGACGGCGTCCTGCACCCGGCCGACGTCCTGGTCTTCGGGACCGGGTTCGCGGCCACCGAGTTCCTGGCGCCGATGGAGATCCGCGGCCGCGCCGGCCGCCGGCTCGCCGACGCCTGGCAGGGCGGCGCGCGGGCCCATCTCGGCATCACCGTCCCCGCGTTCCCCGGCCTGTTCGTGCTCTACGGCCCCAACACGAACCTCGGCGGCAGCTCGATCATCGGGATGCTCGAGGCGCAGGCGCGCTATGTCGCCGAGGCGGTCACCTCGCTCGGCGGGGCCGGGCCGATCGAGGTGCGGGCGGACCGGGCCGCGGCGTACGACGAGGAGATGCAGCGCCGACTGGGGGAGAGCGTGTGGAGCGGGTGCGCCAGCTGGTACCGCGACCCCAGCGGCCGGATCACGACGAACTGGCCGGGGACGGTGCGCGAGTACCAGCGCCGTACCGAGCACGTCGACCCCGCCGACTTCCGCGTCACCGAAGGAGCCTCCCGATGA
- a CDS encoding aldo/keto reductase: MQQRYVGASGLQVSRLALGTMTWGKDTDEHEARDQLTAFVEAGGTTIDTAAGYTDGRSEALLGSLIGDVVRRDDLVLATKAGIWRRGTDRLTDTSRGAMLRGLDTSLKRLGTDHVDLWQVHIWSDDVPLEETLGALDLAVSSGRATYVGISNFNGWQTARAVTLQEAAAGRARIASTQMEYSLVNRRIEREVLPAIEALGLGLFPWSPLGRGVLTGKYRTGTPSDSRAASPVFAGFVDAYLDDHSRGIVEAVARAADGLGWTPLEVALVWVRDSPGVTAPVVGARTAAQLAGALGSEAKTLPPEIRAALDDVSGGAA; this comes from the coding sequence ATGCAGCAGCGGTACGTCGGCGCCAGCGGCCTCCAGGTCTCGCGGCTCGCCCTCGGCACGATGACGTGGGGCAAGGACACCGACGAGCACGAGGCGCGGGACCAGCTGACCGCCTTCGTCGAGGCCGGCGGTACGACGATCGACACCGCCGCCGGCTACACCGACGGCCGCTCCGAGGCCCTCCTCGGCTCCCTGATCGGCGACGTCGTCCGCCGCGACGACCTGGTCCTGGCGACCAAGGCCGGCATCTGGCGGCGCGGCACCGACCGGCTCACCGACACCTCGCGCGGCGCCATGCTGCGCGGCCTCGACACCTCGCTGAAGCGCCTCGGCACCGACCACGTCGACCTGTGGCAGGTCCACATCTGGAGCGACGACGTCCCGCTCGAGGAGACCCTGGGCGCGCTCGACCTCGCGGTGAGCAGCGGCCGGGCGACGTACGTCGGGATCTCGAACTTCAACGGCTGGCAGACCGCACGGGCGGTGACCCTCCAGGAGGCCGCCGCCGGGCGGGCGCGGATCGCGTCCACCCAGATGGAGTACTCCCTGGTCAACCGCCGCATCGAGCGCGAGGTGCTGCCCGCGATCGAGGCGCTCGGCCTCGGCCTGTTCCCCTGGTCACCACTGGGGCGCGGCGTACTGACCGGCAAGTACCGCACCGGCACCCCGTCGGACTCCCGCGCCGCGTCGCCCGTCTTCGCCGGCTTCGTCGACGCCTACCTCGACGACCACAGCCGCGGCATCGTCGAAGCCGTCGCCCGCGCCGCCGACGGCCTCGGCTGGACCCCGCTCGAAGTCGCCCTGGTCTGGGTGCGCGACTCCCCCGGCGTCACCGCGCCGGTCGTCGGCGCCCGGACCGCCGCCCAGCTCGCCGGGGCGCTCGGCTCGGAGGCGAAGACGTTGCCACCCGAGATCCGGGCCGCGCTCGACGACGTCTCCGGAGGTGCCGCATGA
- a CDS encoding TetR/AcrR family transcriptional regulator has translation MSPRAAKRQDLLAGGLTLFARDGYTRASVDAIAEQAGVSTRTLYNHFGDKAGLFQAVIAASSAEVADRHIAIIERHLGDVSELEPALVALGLDWGRRSAEDLSEHWALVRQVSAERDHIPEAALRAWREAGPLAVRRALAARLAELAPRFGLDLPDPELAARHLLQLIAADDFPGGAGSPAHEAVVRTGARVFLRGYAGEG, from the coding sequence ATGAGCCCCCGAGCCGCCAAGCGTCAGGACCTCCTGGCCGGGGGCCTGACGCTGTTCGCCCGCGACGGCTACACCCGGGCCAGCGTCGACGCGATCGCCGAGCAGGCCGGCGTGTCGACCCGCACCCTCTACAACCACTTCGGCGACAAGGCGGGGCTCTTCCAGGCGGTGATCGCGGCCAGCTCGGCCGAGGTGGCCGATCGGCACATCGCGATCATCGAGCGCCACCTGGGCGACGTGAGCGAGCTGGAGCCGGCGCTGGTCGCGCTCGGGCTCGACTGGGGCCGCCGGAGCGCCGAGGACCTGTCCGAGCACTGGGCCCTGGTCCGCCAGGTCAGCGCCGAACGCGACCACATCCCCGAGGCCGCGCTCCGCGCCTGGCGCGAGGCCGGCCCGCTCGCCGTACGCCGGGCCCTGGCGGCGCGCCTCGCCGAGCTCGCCCCCCGGTTCGGCCTCGACCTCCCCGACCCCGAGCTGGCCGCCCGGCACCTGCTGCAGCTGATCGCCGCCGACGACTTCCCCGGCGGCGCCGGCTCACCCGCCCACGAGGCGGTCGTTCGCACCGGGGCGCGGGTGTTCCTGCGGGGCTATGCCGGCGAGGGGTGA
- a CDS encoding DUF5703 family protein, translating into MNVSLLRPGVMRGLGRGVEWEFERVTFDRGFSRNMVAKLLVERAEHGGWELDRVQIGPDGRRRVVLRRKIIRAVRTA; encoded by the coding sequence ATGAACGTCTCCCTGCTCCGACCCGGCGTGATGCGCGGCCTGGGTCGCGGCGTCGAGTGGGAGTTCGAGCGAGTCACCTTCGACCGCGGGTTCTCGCGGAACATGGTCGCCAAGCTGCTCGTCGAGCGGGCCGAGCATGGTGGGTGGGAGCTCGATCGGGTGCAGATCGGGCCGGATGGGCGGCGGCGGGTCGTGCTGCGGCGGAAGATCATCCGGGCTGTGCGGACTGCGTGA